From Brassica oleracea var. oleracea cultivar TO1000 chromosome C3, BOL, whole genome shotgun sequence, a single genomic window includes:
- the LOC106333026 gene encoding BTB/POZ domain-containing protein At5g03250, whose product MAFMRLGSKSEAFHREGQTWLCTTGLVSDVTIEVGDMKFHLHKFPLLSRSGLLEKLIEESSSDDGSSCVLSLDDIPGGGKTFELITKFCYGVKIELTAFNVVSLRCAAEYLEMTDNYGEGNLVGMTETFLNEVFGNWTDSIKALQTCEDVTDHAEDLHIISRCVDSLAIKACADPSLFNWPKNATSGQNTEDESHLWNGISPSGKMLQPTGEDWWFDDASFLNLSLFKRLITAIESRGMKLENISMAVMYYTKKHVPLMNRQVTMDEQVIETPNTSEAEQKDALEEIIGLLPTKKGVNPTKFLLRLLQTAMVLHTSQSSRENLERLIGNQLEQAALVDLLIPNMGYSETLYDVECVLRMIEQFVSSTEQAGIVPSPCIIEEGHLVKDGAEMLTPPTLVATLVDGYLAEVAPDVNLKLAKFEAIAAAVPDYARPLDDGVYHAVDVFLKAHPWITDSEREHICRLMNCQKLSLEASAHAAQNERLPLRVIVQVLFFEQLRLRTSISSWFFVSENLDNPEHQNGGNGCVLKPRGENVRERVSELEKECMSMKQELQKLVRSKRSWKNFTRKLNFKKKSECCKPKDQEKQAN is encoded by the exons ATGGCGTTTATGAGACTTGGCTCCAAATCCGAAGCTTTCCATCGCGAAGGCCAAACCTG GCTTTGCACCACAGGATTGGTGAGTGATGTTACCATAGAAGTTGGAGACATGAAGTTTCATCTCCACAAG TTTCCATTGCTCTCTAGAAGTGGGCTTCTTGAGAAGCTAATCGAAGAGTCTTCAAGTGATGATGGATCAAGCTGTGTTTTGAGTCTAGATGACATACCCGGAGGCGGCAAAACGTTCGAACTCATAACAAAATTTTGCTACGGTGTGAAAATCGAGCTTACTGCATTCAACGTTGTTAGCCTAAGATGTGCAGCCGAGTACCTTGAGATGACTGATAACTACGGAGAAGGGAATCTTGTCGGTATGACAGAGACTTTCCTCAACGAAGTGTTTGGTAACTGGACAGACTCCATCAAAGCTCTTCAGACATGCGAGGACGTAACTGATCACGCTGAAGATCTTCACATCATCTCGAGGTGTGTTGATTCTTTAGCTATCAAAGCTTGTGCTGACCCAAGCCTTTTCAACTGGCCCAAGAACGCAACGAGCGGGCAGAACACTGAAGATGAATCTCACTTGTGGAACGGAATCTCACCGTCGGGAAAGATGCTGCAACCAACAG GTGAAGATTGGTGGTTTGATGATGCTTCTTTTCTCAACTTGTCTCTCTTCAAAAGACTCATTACAGCTATCGAATCACGAGGCATGAAGCTTGAGAACATTTCCATGGCTGTTATGTACTATACAAAGAAACATGTTCCTCTAATGAATAGACAAGTGACCATGGATGAGCAAGTGATCGAGACACCGAACACTTCTGAAGCCGAACAAAAAGATGCTCTCGAAGAGATTATCGGTTTGCTTCCGACCAAGAAAGGTGTAAACCCGACCAAGTTTCTCCTCAGGCTGCTTCAGACCGCGATGGTGTTGCACACAAGCCAATCCTCGAGGGAGAATCTTGAGAGACTTATAGGAAACCAGCTTGAGCAAGCTGCTTTAGTGGATCTTCTGATACCAAACATGGGATACTCTGAAACGCTTTATGATGTTGAGTGCGTTCTGAGGATGATAGAACAGTTTGTCTCATCGACCGAACAAGCAGGCATCGTCCCTTCTCCTTGCATCATCGAAGAAGGACATTTGGTGAAGGATGGAGCCGAAATGCTAACTCCTCCAACGCTAGTGGCAACTCTTGTCGACGGTTATCTAGCTGAGGTGGCACCTGATGTTAACTTGAAGCTGGCGAAGTTTGAAGCCATAGCTGCTGCTGTCCCTGATTATGCAAGACCACTAGACGATGGAGTCTATCATGCAGTTGACGTGTTCTTGAAG GCACATCCTTGGATTACAGATTCGGAAAGAGAGCATATATGTAGACTCATGAACTGCCAGAAGCTCTCACTGGAAGCTAGCGCACATGCAGCTCAGAACGAGAGGCTGCCTCTTAGGGTGATTGTTCAGGTTCTCTTTTTCGAGCAGCTTAGGCTCAGGACATCTATATCAAGCTGGTTCTTTGTCTCTGAGAATCTAGACAACCCGGAGCACCAGAATGGTGGCAATGGTTGTGTACTTAAACCTAGAGGTGAGAACGTGAGGGAACGAGTTTCTGAGCTGGAGAAAGAGTGCATGAGCATGAAACAAGAACTTCAGAAGCTGGTGAGGTCTAAAAGAAGCTGGAAGAATTTCACCAGGAAGCTTAATTTCAAGAAGAAATCAGAATGTTGCAAGCCTAAGGATCAAGAAAAGCAAGCCAATTAA
- the LOC106329542 gene encoding fasciclin-like arabinogalactan protein 11: protein MAISRTFMSVNLFIFFLVIATTNGQAPAPTPSGPTNITAVLEKAGQYTMFIRLLKSTQAADQINTQLNSSSSQGLTVFAPTDNAFSSLKSGTLNSLSDQQKVQLVQFHVLPTLLTMPQFQTVSNPLRTQAGDGQNGKFPLNITSSGNQVNITTGVVSATVANSVYSDKQIAVYQVDQVLLPLAMFGSSSAAPAPAPEKGGSVTTGSASGSDGGGDSTDSSDAERIRYGIIATVAAIAASSLWI from the coding sequence ATGGCAATATCAAGAACATTCATGTCCGTTAATCTCTTCATCTTCTTCCTCGTTATTGCTACAACCAATGGTCAGGCTCCAGCTCCAACCCCTTCAGGTCCAACCAACATAACCGCAGTCCTAGAAAAAGCCGGTCAATACACAATGTTCATAAGACTCCTCAAAAGCACCCAAGCCGCAGACCAAATCAACACTCAGCTCAATTCATCATCGAGCCAAGGCCTAACCGTGTTTGCCCCGACCGATAACGCATTTAGCAGCCTCAAATCCGGAACATTGAACTCATTATCCGACCAGCAAAAAGTTCAGCTTGTTCAGTTCCACGTCCTTCCTACACTCTTAACCATGCCTCAGTTTCAAACTGTAAGTAACCCCTTACGCACGCAAGCTGGTGATGGACAAAACGGTAAGTTCCCTCTTAACATCACTAGCTCCGGTAACCAAGTCAACATCACCACCGGAGTTGTGAGCGCCACCGTGGCTAACTCCGTCTACAGCGATAAGCAGATCGCCGTGTACCAAGTGGATCAAGTTTTGCTGCCATTAGCAATGTTTGGTTCAAGCTCGGCGGCTCCTGCTCCGGCGCCTGAAAAAGGCGGCTCGGTTACGACAGGTTCAGCTTCCGGTAGCGACGGTGGAGGAGATTCTACTGATTCATCTGATGCAGAGAGGATCAGATACGGGATAATCGCCACCGTGGCAGCCATTGCTGCTTCTTCTCTGTGGATATAA
- the LOC106329395 gene encoding uncharacterized protein LOC106329395, with product MCFFENRCDRDSMVVKMDVAWWMESPPPQIIFPEKPSTCPILETIIEERETEEDDQEHDKEDV from the coding sequence ATGTGTTTCTTTGAAAACCGCTGCGATAGAGATTCTATGGTGGTGAAGATGGATGTGGCATGGTGGATGGAGTCGCCTCCTCCGCAGATAATTTTTCCGGAGAAACCATCTACTTGTCCGATTCTTGAAACGATTATAGAAGAAAGAGAGACCGAAGAAGACGATCAAGAACATGATAAAGAAGACGTTTAG
- the LOC106331443 gene encoding uncharacterized protein LOC106331443 — translation MASRKHFFGKPNYIYPQPEPEMSENDENVFEFDESDIHNLGDHRLPSSFEAKRSISISRLRRKPAKVGDSSVSVNRKAPKTGSLPVNIPDWSKILKSEYRSHVVVPDDDTDEDGEDEEDTNGGDTAAATGGRRIIPPHEYLARRRGSSFTMHEGIGGTAKGRDLKILRNVIWEKIGFLD, via the coding sequence ATGGCGTCAAGGAAGCATTTTTTTGGCAAGCCTAACTACATCTATCCCCAACCAGAACCAGAGATGTCCGAAAACGACGAGAATGTCTTTGAGTTCGACGAATCTGATATTCATAACTTAGGCGATCACCGGTTACCGAGTTCATTTGAGGCCAAGAGATCGATATCAATCTCTCGATTACGGAGAAAACCGGCGAAAGTCGGAGATTCCTCTGTTTCCGTTAACCGGAAAGCGCCAAAGACCGGTTCGCTTCCGGTTAACATTCCGGATTGGTCGAAGATTCTGAAGAGCGAGTATAGGAGCCATGTGGTGGTACCAGACGACGACACCGACGAAGATGGCGAGGACGAGGAAGACACCAACGGCGGTGACACGGCGGCGGCGACGGGAGGAAGGCGGATCATTCCGCCGCACGAGTATTTAGCACGGCGGAGAGGGTCGTCGTTCACGATGCACGAAGGGATCGGTGGAACGGCTAAGGGAAGAGATCTAAAGATATTGAGGAACGTGATTTGGGAGAAGATTGGATTTCTGGATTAG
- the LOC106329514 gene encoding zinc finger protein JACKDAW, with product MQMIPGDPFSISSSMGGFVHQEQHIHHLQQHIPELNPNSNPNPSAKPNSSSAKKKRNQPGTPDPDADVIALSPTTLMATNRFVCEICNKGFQRDQNLQLHRRGHNLPWKLKQRSNKEVIKKKVYICPIKTCVHHDSSRALGDLTGIKKHYSRKHGEKKYKCEKCSKKYAVQSDWKAHAKTCGTREYKCDCGTLFSRKDSFITHRAFCDALTEEGARMSSLSNNPAISTTTSLNFANDSHVINNPNLPHGFVHRGVHHPDINAAISQFGLGFGHDLSAMHTQGSSEMVQMASTGNHHLFPLSSSSFLSDFSDHHYNQQFEIPTTSTNPNLTLSSSSTSQQTSASLPSLHQQHQTLKGSSFSPLFSSSSDKKQNKPLSPMSATALLQKAAQMGSTRSNSTTVPPLFAGPTMTSSSSAASPPPRSSSPLMIQQELNNFNHNLAPPTSGVTTSSVDNNNPFQSNRSGLNPAQQMGLTRDFLGVSNENHPHQMGRHPFLPQELARFAPLG from the exons ATGCAGATGATTCCAGGAGATCCATTTTCTATTTCATCTTCCATGGGAGGCTTTGTCCATCAAGAACAGCATATTCATCATCTTCAGCAGCACATCCCTGAACTTAACCCTAATTCCAACCCAAACCCTAGTGCAAAACCAAATTCGTCATCAGCCAAGAAGAAGAGAAATCAACCTGGCACCCCAG ATCCAGATGCGGATGTCATCGCTCTATCGCCAACAACCCTCATGGCGACAAACAGATTCGTCTGCGAGATCTGCAACAAAGGGTTTCAAAGGGATCAGAACTTACAACTCCATCGCCGTGGCCACAACCTTCCATGGAAGCTGAAGCAACGGTCAAACAAAGAGGTGATAAAGAAGAAAGTATACATATGTCCTATCAAGACTTGTGTTCACCATGATTCCTCTAGGGCCCTTGGAGACCTCACTGGGATCAAGAAGCACTATAGCCGCAAGCACGGGGAAAAGAAGTATAAGTGCGAAAAATGTTCTAAGAAATATGCTGTTCAATCTGATTGGAAGGCGCACGCGAAAACTTGTGGCACTCGTGAGTATAAGTGCGACTGTGGCACGTTGTTCTCCAG GAAAGATAGTTTCATCACACACAGAGCGTTCTGCGACGCATTAACAGAAGAAGGGGCGAGAATGAGCTCACTTAGTAATAATCCAGCGATCTCTACAACAACGAGTCTTAATTTTGCAAATGATTCACATGTTATAAATAATCCAAATCTTCCCCATGGATTTGTCCACCGAGGAGTTCATCATCCAGACATTAATGCAGCTATCTCTCAATTTGGTTTAGGGTTTGGACATGACCTAAGCGCAATGCATACGCAAG GTTCCTCCGAAATGGTACAAATGGCCTCCACCGGGAACCACCACCTCTTCCCCTTGTCTTCGTCATCATTCCTCTCTGATTTCTCCGACCACCACTACAACCAACAGTTCGAAATCCCCACGACTTCCACAAACCCTAATCTCACCTTATCATCATCCTCAACATCACAACAAACCTCAGCTTCACTCCCATCACTACATCAACAACACCAAACCCTGAAAGGCTCTTCTTTCTCCCCACTCTTCTCCTCCTCCTCCGACAAAAAACAAAACAAGCCTCTTTCTCCAATGTCTGCCACTGCTCTCTTGCAAAAAGCTGCACAAATGGGATCCACTAGAAGCAACTCCACCACCGTTCCGCCCTTATTCGCCGGCCCAACAATGACTTCATCCTCGTCCGCCGCTTCTCCTCCTCCTCGATCATCTTCTCCATTGATGATCCAACAAGAACTCAACAACTTCAACCACAATCTTGCTCCTCCTACCAGTGGTGTAACCACGAGTAGTGTCGATAATAATAATCCATTTCAATCAAATCGGTCAGGTCTAAACCCGGCTCAACAGATGGGTTTAACCCGGGATTTTCTTGGAGTGAGCAACGAGAATCACCCTCACCAAATGGGTCGCCATCCGTTTTTGCCTCAAGAACTCGCAAGGTTTGCTCCATTGGGTTGA